The following are from one region of the Thermoflexus sp. genome:
- the thrC gene encoding threonine synthase, translating to MFAIGFRCGRCGATYDLGEVRYVCPRDGAEGTLDVLYDYDRLRAAVSPEQLWGHPFRSIWRYAPLLPLRPDTLQRVEGAGVLQAVGWTPLYRAERTARRLGLRAIYIKDDGRNPTASFKDRASAVVALKAIEEGASAITTASSGNAAAALAGMAAALNLPAIIFVPHTAPEAKVAQLLIYGARVFLVEGTYDEAFDLTLAAAEAFGWYCRNTAYNPFTREGKKTAAYEIWEQLQGRVPDRVFVSVGDGNILSGLWKGFRDLTALGWIERPPVLMGVQAEGAAVLARAWAEGREEIQPEPPRTIADSIAVGQPRDARFALQAVRETGGAFLTVTDEEILTAMRTLAREVGVFAEPAAAAAFAGLEKAVREGLIGETETVVVMITGNGLKDIASAMRAVGQAYRISPEVPAALRQLQEAIRFHPLT from the coding sequence ATGTTCGCCATCGGCTTTCGCTGTGGACGTTGTGGCGCAACGTATGATCTGGGGGAGGTTCGCTATGTCTGCCCCCGAGACGGCGCGGAGGGGACCCTCGACGTGCTGTATGACTACGATCGTCTGCGGGCCGCCGTCAGCCCGGAGCAACTATGGGGGCATCCCTTCCGCTCCATCTGGCGCTATGCGCCGCTGCTCCCCCTGCGCCCGGACACTCTGCAACGGGTGGAGGGGGCAGGAGTTCTTCAGGCCGTCGGGTGGACTCCGTTGTATCGGGCGGAGCGGACGGCGCGGCGGCTGGGGTTACGGGCGATCTATATCAAGGACGACGGGCGCAACCCCACCGCTTCCTTCAAGGACCGTGCCAGCGCGGTAGTGGCTCTGAAAGCCATCGAGGAAGGCGCCTCCGCGATCACCACCGCATCCTCCGGGAACGCCGCGGCGGCCCTGGCGGGCATGGCGGCGGCCCTGAATCTGCCCGCGATCATTTTCGTTCCCCATACGGCTCCGGAGGCCAAAGTCGCCCAGCTGCTGATCTACGGCGCGCGGGTCTTCCTGGTGGAAGGCACCTATGATGAAGCCTTCGATCTGACCCTGGCGGCGGCCGAAGCCTTCGGCTGGTATTGCCGCAACACGGCGTATAACCCTTTCACGCGGGAAGGGAAGAAAACCGCTGCGTATGAGATCTGGGAGCAACTTCAGGGACGGGTTCCGGATCGCGTGTTCGTCTCCGTCGGGGATGGCAACATCCTGAGCGGGCTCTGGAAGGGCTTTCGAGATCTAACGGCGCTGGGCTGGATCGAACGCCCCCCTGTCCTGATGGGCGTCCAGGCGGAAGGAGCCGCCGTGCTGGCCCGGGCCTGGGCGGAGGGGAGGGAGGAGATCCAGCCGGAGCCGCCGCGCACCATCGCCGACAGTATCGCGGTGGGCCAGCCCCGGGATGCACGCTTCGCCCTGCAAGCGGTGCGGGAGACCGGCGGGGCATTTCTCACAGTCACCGACGAGGAGATCCTGACCGCGATGCGGACCCTGGCCCGGGAGGTCGGGGTGTTCGCCGAGCCGGCGGCCGCCGCCGCTTTCGCCGGGCTGGAGAAGGCGGTTCGGGAAGGCTTGATCGGGGAAACGGAAACCGTCGTCGTGATGATCACCGGCAACGGCCTGAAGGATATCGCCAGCGCGATGCGCGCGGTGGGGCAGGCCTACCGGATCTCCCCGGAAGTTCCAGCCGCCCTTCGGCAATTGCAGGAGGCGATCCGATTCCATCCCCTTACATGA
- a CDS encoding peptidylprolyl isomerase produces MVKLARLQDRQFKAPPPMSIDPARRYRAVLKTEKGDVVIELFADRAPLTVNNFVFLARHGWYNDITFHYVITDVVAITGDPSGTGFGGPGYTIPDEITATLTFDAPGMVGMLNAGPNTNGSQFFITMAPLPQLNGRYTLFGRVVEGLEVVRMLRPRNPEAEPGAPPGDRLLEVIIEEQP; encoded by the coding sequence ATGGTGAAACTGGCCCGGCTGCAGGATCGGCAGTTCAAGGCCCCACCCCCGATGAGCATCGATCCAGCCCGTCGCTACCGGGCCGTGCTGAAGACCGAGAAGGGGGATGTCGTGATCGAGCTTTTCGCCGACCGGGCACCCCTCACCGTCAACAATTTTGTCTTCCTGGCCCGACACGGGTGGTATAACGATATCACCTTTCATTATGTGATCACCGATGTGGTCGCCATCACTGGGGATCCCAGCGGAACGGGGTTCGGGGGCCCTGGCTACACGATCCCGGATGAGATCACGGCAACCCTGACGTTCGATGCGCCGGGCATGGTCGGGATGCTGAACGCGGGCCCGAACACCAATGGGAGCCAGTTCTTCATCACGATGGCGCCGCTGCCTCAATTGAACGGCCGCTACACGCTCTTCGGGCGCGTGGTGGAGGGATTGGAGGTGGTCCGGATGCTGCGTCCGCGGAATCCGGAGGCGGAGCCGGGGGCGCCGCCCGGCGATCGGCTGCTGGAGGTGATCATCGAAGAGCAGCCATAG
- a CDS encoding PrsW family glutamic-type intramembrane protease produces MNPSRPEVSSPIVRAGIPAYAPSVGLLWMGAGVLAGGLLFSLWLGLAALAAMLRLPVPSPGLPALGLLVGGGLFREGRRIARGEPDGPWPGGEAWTLRQTLISLWILVGCGAMVEIFSPRLSILILPFHLGVATLGSFLVFNLLCWRLQAPWSRRAAWWALGLGSLLVPALAIFLEGIVGVALGLLMLALRILVEGPGFLNRWFPQGFAPERLSMPPEGLVRDPWLWIGILILAVIGVPAIEEALKSLPVGLRMRDPAASGVSLILYGAMGGAGFALAESMLSWQPGIPWTFTAIGRLGATALHVLNGGLMGWAWDRARRGRFLEGAVVYLFAWLLHGLWNAGAIVLSGLFIAPLSPEARALALPPAMVGMGAVLLLVIGGLGWALPMLGKAEASRHPRYGE; encoded by the coding sequence ATGAACCCTTCGCGCCCCGAGGTCTCTTCACCGATCGTTCGGGCAGGCATTCCCGCATACGCTCCATCCGTAGGGCTCCTGTGGATGGGGGCCGGGGTGCTGGCGGGGGGCTTGTTGTTCAGCCTCTGGCTGGGCCTGGCCGCCCTTGCGGCGATGCTCCGGCTGCCGGTCCCCTCTCCCGGCTTGCCGGCGCTCGGCCTGCTCGTCGGGGGCGGGCTCTTCCGGGAAGGGAGGCGGATCGCGCGGGGCGAGCCGGATGGGCCCTGGCCGGGAGGGGAGGCCTGGACCCTGAGGCAGACGTTGATCTCGCTGTGGATTCTGGTCGGGTGTGGGGCGATGGTGGAAATCTTCAGCCCTCGCCTGTCCATCTTAATCCTGCCATTTCACCTGGGGGTAGCCACGCTGGGGTCCTTTCTGGTGTTCAACCTCCTGTGCTGGCGTTTACAAGCCCCGTGGTCCCGTCGCGCCGCGTGGTGGGCGCTGGGCCTGGGCAGCCTCCTGGTCCCGGCCCTCGCCATATTTCTGGAAGGCATCGTGGGGGTCGCGCTGGGTCTTCTCATGCTGGCGTTGCGAATCCTGGTGGAAGGCCCCGGGTTCCTCAACCGGTGGTTTCCCCAGGGCTTCGCCCCGGAGCGGCTCTCGATGCCCCCGGAGGGCCTGGTGAGGGATCCATGGCTGTGGATCGGGATCCTGATCCTGGCCGTTATCGGAGTCCCTGCCATTGAGGAAGCCCTCAAGTCCCTTCCCGTCGGGCTGCGGATGCGGGATCCGGCTGCCTCCGGGGTTTCGCTGATCCTGTATGGTGCGATGGGGGGAGCGGGCTTTGCCCTGGCGGAGAGCATGTTAAGCTGGCAACCGGGGATCCCATGGACCTTCACGGCGATCGGCCGCCTGGGGGCGACCGCGCTCCACGTTTTGAACGGTGGGCTCATGGGATGGGCCTGGGATCGGGCGCGCCGAGGCCGCTTCCTCGAAGGAGCGGTCGTCTATCTGTTCGCCTGGCTCCTCCATGGCCTGTGGAATGCAGGGGCCATCGTCCTGAGCGGCCTGTTCATCGCTCCCCTCTCCCCGGAAGCCCGCGCTCTGGCGCTTCCCCCGGCGATGGTCGGAATGGGGGCGGTATTGCTTCTGGTGATCGGTGGGCTGGGGTGGGCGCTGCCGATGCTGGGGAAGGCAGAAGCGTCTCGCCATCCTCGATATGGGGAATGA